The genomic interval CCTATCTGGGAATGCCCTATTACATCTTCCTATTACGTCAATTCTATTTAACCATCCCGCAGGAGCTATCGGATGCCGCGCGTGTGGATGGCTGTTCCCATCTGGGCATCCTCCTTCGCATCATCCTGCCCCTGGCCAAGCCAGCCATCGCGGTGGTAGCCTTGCTGCAATTCATGGCCGCCTGGGATAACTTCCTGGGGCCTCTGATCTATCTGAGCGATGAGTCCCTCTACCCCATCGCTCTTGGCCTCCGGCAATTCCGAACGGCTTTCCAGGAGGAGCTGATGTGGCCTTATATGATGGCAGCTAGCACGGCCACCATTGCCCCCGTGATCCTCATCTTCTTCTTCGTACAGCGGACCTTCGTGGAGGGTATCACCATCACCGGCATCAAGGGATAGGTCCGTGCAATCGTTGCTTCAACGGCCTTCTCGCATTGTGCCGATAAACGCATGAGGGGCTCACAAGGGCCGCCCTTACATGAGCTGCTCACGTAGGGGCAGCCCTTGTGGCCGCCCCATGCACATCCACCGAACAGCACAGATGGGAGCCCTCACCTGCCATCATCTCCTATCCGAGAGCGGTCACATCAAGGGTGTCATTGCCATAATGTTGTCGTCTATGCTAGTATGAACGAGTCCAACCTTGCCATATTATCGAGGAGACAATGAGGAAGATCACCGTACACATGATCGGTCAGGCCCATCTGGATCCCGTGTGGCTCTGGCGTTGGACGGAGGGCCGGGCCGAAGCGTTGGCCACCAGCCAGTCGGCGGTGGATCGGCTTCACGAGTACCCCGATTTCCACTTCACTCGAGGAGAGGCCCAGGTTTACCAGTGGATCGAGTGGGAGAACCCCGAGCTCTTTCGCCAGATCCTCGCCCTTATCCACCAGGGGCGATGGCATGTCGTCAACGGCATGGTGGTCCAGCCGGACATGAACCTGCCTCAGGGTGAATCCTTCGTGCGCCAGATCCTGCTGGGCAAGATCTACATGCGCGAGCATCTGGGCGTGGAGCCGCACATCGCCTATTGCGTGGACAGCTTCGGACACGCGGGCACGCTGCCCCAGATCCTCAAGAAATGCGGCTTCGACGCCTACGTCTTTATGCGGCCCGGCCCCCACGAGAAGGAGCTTCCCGCCAACGTCTTCTGGTGGCAGGCGCCCGACGGCAACCGCGTGCTGGCCTTCCGCATCATCCCCTCCTATGCGACCCGGCCGCAGGACCACTCGGAGCACATCTCGGAGGCCATCGAGGCGACCCCACCGCAGCTCTCCCATACCATGTGCTTCTTCGGCGTGGGCAACCACGGAGGCGGCCCCACCAAGCAGCAGATCGAGAACATCCAGGCTATCGCCCGCTCCCGCGACGATGTGGAGATCCGGTTCAGCTCGCCCGAGGCCTACTTCGCGGCCATCGCGCCGGAGGCGGAGGCCCTGCCGGTGGTGGCCGAGGAGCTGCAGTTCCACGCCGTCGGCTGCTACTCCGTCGTCAGCGAGCTGAAGCGTGCCCACCGCCAGGCGGAGTGCAGCCTGCTGGTGGCGGAGCGTATGGCCGCCCTGGCGGAGCTGTGGGCCGATCGGCCGGCGCCCAGGGAGCGGCTGCGTGCCCTCTGGCATGACCTCTGCTTCAACCAGTTCCACGACACGCTGGGGGGGACGTGCATCAAGGAGGCGACGGACGAGGCCATCATGGCCTTCGGTCGGGTCATCCTGGGCGCCCGGGAGATCGCCGACGACGCCGGTCGTGCCATCGCCGCCCGGGTGAACACCGCCGGCCCCGGCGGCACGGTGGTGCTCTTCAATCCGTTCGCCGAGCCCATCACGCCATACGTGGAATACGAGCCGTGGACGGACAGGCGCCCCTGGGAGGCTGAAGGCTGGGGGCTGGTCGATGAGAAAGGCCATCCCGTCCCATACCAACTGATCGAGACT from Chloroflexota bacterium carries:
- a CDS encoding alpha-mannosidase, whose protein sequence is MRKITVHMIGQAHLDPVWLWRWTEGRAEALATSQSAVDRLHEYPDFHFTRGEAQVYQWIEWENPELFRQILALIHQGRWHVVNGMVVQPDMNLPQGESFVRQILLGKIYMREHLGVEPHIAYCVDSFGHAGTLPQILKKCGFDAYVFMRPGPHEKELPANVFWWQAPDGNRVLAFRIIPSYATRPQDHSEHISEAIEATPPQLSHTMCFFGVGNHGGGPTKQQIENIQAIARSRDDVEIRFSSPEAYFAAIAPEAEALPVVAEELQFHAVGCYSVVSELKRAHRQAECSLLVAERMAALAELWADRPAPRERLRALWHDLCFNQFHDTLGGTCIKEATDEAIMAFGRVILGAREIADDAGRAIAARVNTAGPGGTVVLFNPFAEPITPYVEYEPWTDRRPWEAEGWGLVDEKGHPVPYQLIETHEALSTPRRGIKRLVFQAKLPPLGYRVYRFMPNAPRAAIDEEDVWATTTTLENDRLILRLDPDTGNIISCVDKDSGLELVGPDGWNVPQVLKDTSDTWSHGVRRFDQVIGTFGNARITVCDNGPLQASILVERHHEENVWLQQIILRRGEAEILVRNWLTWQGHWTMLKLAFDVPTDAPQAAHDIPFGWCCRPCDGSEVPTQMWMDVSGPARDQPDQVIGLAVLDDGKYGCDVRGSVMRLTILRSPPYAYHIPHPIGTKHRYDWIDQGQQEFTLVLRPHVGDWRDAGVVHRARELNLPLVPITMHCHEGELPPVASLMEITSPEMELTALKPAEDGDGYIVRVVDRHGRGGKGELRWREERFPLSLAPFEVVTLRLAHRESRWQAIPCDMIEQPLKGLSQVREPIIDVPDKP